The following coding sequences are from one uncultured Cohaesibacter sp. window:
- a CDS encoding flagellin: protein MPVISTNTAANTAVRFLNRNSDDQSNSLAKLASGSNINKASDDAAGLAIATKIGTDVAALEQASTNSSHAVSVLNTADGGASNIADIVQRMKTLASQSASGTVTDTERSYINAEFQQLKEEIDGITESTRYNGQGLLDGSSDFAVEDTDAAAVLQAGAALGAGYASGATTTDTVVSFRINNTKITITSAVDAAGTASTALDAAAILQQVQDQLIEKGDYTVTAADNTGLQFTSVKTGENARLTISHIQAESGDSTQTAALISALNLTGDTEATGTTTASDDTGANIVVGSTAADTINLSVDSLTTKALGINNLDVSDGDGAAKALSILDIAIDYISEARADLGAQMSRFEFRSSQIDTSVENLDAAKSAIADVDIAKEQASLSSSSVKVQAAVAAASQANQMPQNLLKLMQ, encoded by the coding sequence ATGCCAGTAATCTCTACCAACACAGCTGCAAACACTGCAGTGCGTTTTTTGAACAGAAACTCAGACGACCAGTCTAACTCTCTGGCAAAACTGGCCAGTGGGTCCAACATTAACAAGGCATCCGACGATGCTGCTGGCTTGGCTATCGCGACTAAAATCGGAACGGACGTCGCTGCGCTGGAGCAGGCATCGACCAACTCCTCGCATGCTGTTTCGGTGCTCAACACCGCCGACGGTGGCGCATCCAACATCGCCGACATCGTACAGCGTATGAAGACACTGGCCTCCCAGTCCGCATCCGGTACGGTGACCGACACAGAGCGTTCCTACATCAACGCTGAATTTCAGCAGCTGAAGGAAGAAATTGACGGCATCACCGAATCCACTCGCTATAACGGGCAGGGCCTTCTGGATGGCTCCAGTGACTTCGCAGTGGAAGATACCGATGCAGCTGCTGTGCTGCAGGCGGGTGCCGCTTTGGGCGCCGGCTATGCTAGCGGCGCGACTACTACTGATACTGTTGTGTCATTCCGTATTAACAATACAAAAATTACAATCACATCTGCCGTTGATGCTGCAGGCACTGCGTCAACAGCCCTTGATGCCGCGGCAATATTGCAGCAGGTGCAAGATCAGCTTATTGAAAAAGGGGATTACACTGTCACTGCGGCAGATAATACGGGTTTGCAGTTTACATCTGTTAAGACGGGCGAAAATGCGCGCCTAACAATTTCCCATATTCAAGCAGAAAGTGGTGATAGTACACAAACCGCAGCTTTGATCTCAGCCCTGAATTTAACGGGGGATACTGAAGCAACGGGTACGACCACCGCGAGTGATGATACCGGAGCCAATATCGTTGTTGGCTCCACCGCAGCGGATACCATTAATCTCTCGGTTGACTCGCTAACAACCAAAGCCTTGGGTATCAACAATCTTGATGTCTCTGATGGAGACGGTGCGGCAAAAGCGCTTTCTATCCTCGATATTGCGATTGACTATATCTCTGAAGCCCGTGCAGACCTTGGTGCTCAAATGTCTCGGTTTGAGTTCCGTTCTTCGCAGATCGACACCAGCGTGGAAAACCTTGATGCCGCCAAGTCAGCTATCGCTGACGTGGATATCGCCAAGGAACAGGCCAGCCTGTCTTCTTCAAGCGTGAAGGTTCAGGCCGCTGTTGCTGCCGCCTCTCAGGCTAACCAGATGCCGCAGAACTTGCTCAAGCTGATGCAGTAA
- a CDS encoding flagellin produces MPVISTNTAANTAVRFLNRNSSDQSNSLAKLASGSNINKASDDAAGLAISTKIGTDVAALEQASTNSSHAVSVLNTADGGASNIADIVQRMKTLASQSASGTVTDTERSYINAEFAQLQEEIDGITESTRYNGQGLLDGSSDFAVEDTNAAAVLNTGTAMAAYAANNTDDTTTEDVSVSFRVNNTKITVTSEMVGQGHTTGMTAAELLTQVKDQLKDNGDYTLTVKDNGGLEFTSVKTGENATITVSDIQGESGDSTEQAALITALGLTATKTTGSAEASGTTTANDDTGANIVVGSTAADTINLSVDSLTTKALGINNLDVSTKDGAAEALSLLDIAIDYISEARADLGAQMSRFEFRSSQIDTSVENLDAAKSAIADVDIAKEQASLSSSSVKVQAAVAAASQANQMPQNLLKLMQ; encoded by the coding sequence ATGCCAGTAATCTCTACCAACACAGCTGCAAACACTGCAGTGCGTTTTTTGAATAGAAACTCTAGTGACCAGTCCAACTCCCTCGCTAAGTTGGCCAGTGGATCCAACATCAACAAGGCGTCTGACGATGCTGCCGGACTCGCCATCTCGACCAAAATCGGAACGGACGTCGCGGCGCTGGAGCAGGCATCGACCAACTCCTCACACGCTGTTTCGGTGCTCAACACCGCCGACGGTGGCGCCTCCAACATTGCCGACATTGTGCAGCGTATGAAGACACTGGCATCCCAGTCTGCATCCGGTACGGTGACCGACACAGAACGTTCCTACATCAACGCTGAATTTGCGCAGCTGCAGGAAGAAATTGACGGCATCACAGAATCCACCCGCTATAACGGTCAGGGCCTTCTGGATGGCTCCAGTGACTTTGCCGTGGAGGACACCAATGCAGCTGCTGTGCTTAATACAGGCACCGCTATGGCGGCCTATGCTGCAAATAACACGGATGACACAACTACAGAAGATGTCTCTGTATCCTTCCGTGTCAACAATACAAAAATAACTGTCACTTCTGAGATGGTTGGTCAAGGACATACGACAGGAATGACTGCAGCTGAACTTTTGACGCAAGTTAAAGATCAGTTAAAGGACAACGGCGACTATACTCTGACGGTCAAAGATAATGGTGGCTTGGAATTCACATCCGTGAAAACGGGCGAGAATGCCACAATTACAGTCTCGGACATTCAAGGTGAGTCTGGCGATTCTACTGAGCAGGCCGCTTTGATAACGGCACTCGGCTTGACGGCTACCAAAACCACAGGTTCTGCAGAAGCATCGGGTACGACCACTGCTAATGATGATACCGGTGCTAATATCGTTGTTGGTTCCACCGCAGCGGATACCATCAATCTCTCCGTGGATTCGCTAACAACCAAGGCCTTGGGGATCAACAATCTTGACGTTTCCACCAAGGACGGAGCAGCAGAGGCTCTTTCTCTTCTTGATATTGCGATCGACTATATCTCTGAAGCCCGCGCTGACCTTGGTGCCCAAATGTCTCGGTTTGAGTTCCGGTCTTCTCAGATCGACACCAGCGTGGAAAACCTTGATGCCGCCAAGTCGGCTATCGCTGACGTGGATATCGCCAAGGAACAGGCCAGCCTGTCTTCTTCAAGCGTGAAGGTTCAGGCCGCTGTTGCTGCCGCCTCTCAGGCTAACCAGATGCCGCAGAACCTGCTCAAGCTGATGCAGTAA
- a CDS encoding flagellin yields the protein MPVISTNIAANTAVRYLNKSSNRLSDSISKLSSGSRIGKASDDPAGLAISTGMSSDLATLEQASVNASNSLALLQTADGGASTISEILERMKTLSSQAASGTVTDDERSDIQTEFAALLQEIDSVSSGTRYNGVSLLDGSSDYSNDTVETAAVFSSGVAGGYSAAASTKDANASFSINGTKVTVISKSDGTSTAAMSAQDLASAINASLQEQGDYTVTASVDDAGNLQLTSAETGDMASLDITDISGDSGLLAVMGLSAGSDVSERGMSVPAISSGADVMVGANGTDTINISIQSLSSSALGLSGLDLSTQDGAAKAFSLLDLAIGSVANARSELGGTMSRFEFRAQQLHTSIESLEAARSAITDVDVAKEMAKMSSESVRVQAAAAAVAQANKVPQYLLKLLQ from the coding sequence ATGCCAGTAATTTCCACAAATATTGCCGCTAACACAGCTGTGCGATATTTGAACAAGTCGTCAAACCGGCTCTCGGATTCCATTTCAAAACTATCGAGCGGATCGCGCATCGGTAAAGCGTCGGATGATCCGGCGGGCCTCGCCATTTCGACGGGTATGTCTTCGGATCTGGCTACCCTTGAACAGGCGTCTGTAAACGCATCTAACAGTCTGGCTCTGCTGCAGACTGCAGATGGCGGCGCTTCAACTATTTCAGAAATCCTTGAGCGGATGAAAACCTTATCCTCGCAAGCAGCATCAGGCACGGTGACCGATGATGAGCGTAGCGATATCCAAACCGAATTTGCCGCCCTTCTGCAGGAAATTGACAGCGTTAGCTCTGGCACACGATACAATGGCGTGAGCTTGCTTGACGGCTCAAGTGACTACTCCAATGATACGGTTGAGACTGCCGCGGTCTTTAGTAGCGGTGTTGCGGGTGGCTACAGCGCAGCGGCTTCAACTAAAGACGCAAACGCGAGCTTCTCCATTAATGGCACCAAGGTAACGGTTATAAGCAAAAGTGATGGAACTAGCACGGCGGCGATGTCAGCCCAAGATCTGGCTTCAGCGATCAACGCTTCACTGCAGGAGCAGGGTGATTACACTGTTACGGCCTCTGTTGATGATGCGGGGAACCTACAGCTTACAAGCGCTGAGACCGGCGACATGGCGTCGCTCGATATCACCGATATCTCCGGAGACAGTGGGCTGCTTGCAGTGATGGGGCTTTCTGCGGGGAGTGATGTGAGTGAGCGAGGCATGTCAGTTCCGGCGATTTCCTCCGGGGCAGATGTGATGGTTGGAGCCAACGGCACCGATACCATCAACATTTCTATTCAGTCTCTCTCGAGCTCCGCATTGGGGCTTTCTGGCTTGGATCTTTCCACTCAAGACGGTGCAGCCAAAGCCTTTTCACTGTTGGATCTGGCGATAGGGTCGGTTGCAAACGCCCGGTCGGAGCTGGGGGGCACGATGTCGCGATTTGAGTTTCGCGCACAGCAGCTCCATACCAGCATTGAGAGTCTCGAAGCTGCAAGATCTGCGATAACCGATGTGGACGTAGCTAAGGAAATGGCGAAAATGTCGTCGGAGTCTGTGCGCGTTCAGGCTGCCGCCGCCGCCGTTGCGCAGGCAAACAAAGTACCCCAGTATTTGCTAAAGCTGCTGCAGTAA
- a CDS encoding RNA polymerase sigma factor, which translates to MKNATVLTVSQSNTPESVPAKTQLLQARDLVALSDDELLGLIALGQEEAFQLLVERHIDRGYAVAFRILQDGPEAEDVLQDAFLQVWTRRGEWKSGRAKFSTWLFKVVTNRCIDLLRKNRASAMDVLPDVKDDSSNQSAILEMQEAIDLLEDAVAQLPDQQRIAIVFSYNENMSNSEIAEIMETSVSAVESLLKRGRQKLRQLLKAHSADILSLFTQP; encoded by the coding sequence ATGAAGAATGCAACTGTGCTAACTGTTTCACAATCGAATACACCTGAGTCAGTTCCGGCTAAAACCCAACTGTTGCAGGCGCGCGATTTGGTTGCGCTCAGTGATGACGAATTGCTTGGTCTTATCGCTCTCGGTCAGGAGGAAGCTTTTCAGTTGCTCGTTGAGAGGCACATTGATCGCGGCTATGCCGTGGCTTTTCGTATTCTTCAAGACGGACCTGAAGCTGAGGATGTGTTGCAAGACGCTTTCTTGCAGGTTTGGACCCGCCGGGGTGAATGGAAATCTGGAAGAGCAAAGTTCTCGACTTGGTTGTTTAAGGTTGTCACCAATCGCTGCATTGACCTTCTTCGCAAGAATAGAGCATCGGCAATGGATGTTCTGCCAGATGTCAAAGACGATAGCTCCAACCAGTCTGCCATTCTTGAAATGCAAGAAGCGATTGACCTGCTCGAAGATGCGGTCGCGCAGTTGCCTGATCAGCAGCGCATTGCAATCGTCTTCTCCTACAATGAAAATATGAGCAACAGCGAAATAGCTGAGATTATGGAAACAAGCGTTTCGGCCGTCGAATCCCTGCTCAAACGCGGGCGGCAAAAGCTGCGCCAGTTGCTCAAGGCCCACAGTGCAGATATTCTTTCCCTGTTTACCCAACCTTAA
- a CDS encoding efflux RND transporter periplasmic adaptor subunit — MTRSRKSMLRKHRLSPTLALLLGLLTPALALAQPAPGGSMGGMAQGPLTVGVITLEQSDVPYEVTLPGRAVAYEQVDIRPRVNGVISEIAYEPGRPVKVGDLLFRIDNETYEASVQSAEADVASAEATLEGAQITLERYKKIEGTGISSADVKDAEVSLHKAEASLKTANAALRTAKLNLDWTEIRSPISGIPDVADVSVGSIVTSNQTTALTTVTRLNPIYVDVQESSVRMLSIRNLVDSGYLTRADKLSLKLQLETGETLDGEGILRSPGTSVSTTTGTVALRMEFENPKRLVIPGQFLRVDATLGTSKAILVPQGATQRASDGSLTAYLAKDGKIAVAKLEEIGSHQNNWIVTGGVVAGDKIIVDNIRNLKEGGEIKPVPVAFVDGVIKEVKASADTAESADADTKE, encoded by the coding sequence ATGACGCGCTCACGAAAAAGCATGCTTCGCAAGCACAGGCTATCACCAACCTTGGCCTTGCTTCTCGGGCTACTGACCCCTGCGCTTGCATTGGCACAGCCCGCCCCCGGAGGCTCTATGGGTGGAATGGCTCAAGGGCCTCTCACTGTTGGTGTCATCACGCTGGAGCAATCCGACGTGCCCTACGAAGTGACCCTTCCCGGACGAGCAGTGGCCTATGAGCAGGTCGATATCAGACCTCGCGTAAACGGCGTCATCTCGGAAATTGCTTATGAGCCGGGCCGTCCAGTCAAAGTTGGAGATCTGCTTTTCCGTATCGACAACGAAACCTACGAAGCGTCTGTGCAGTCTGCAGAAGCTGACGTTGCCAGTGCTGAAGCAACCCTGGAAGGGGCGCAGATAACACTTGAACGCTATAAGAAAATTGAGGGAACCGGCATTTCCTCAGCTGATGTGAAGGATGCCGAAGTCAGTTTGCACAAAGCTGAAGCCTCACTGAAAACAGCTAATGCTGCTTTGCGTACTGCCAAGCTCAATCTTGACTGGACTGAAATTCGGAGCCCGATTTCGGGTATTCCAGACGTCGCGGATGTCTCGGTCGGGTCTATTGTGACCTCCAATCAGACGACAGCTTTGACGACCGTAACAAGGCTTAATCCGATTTATGTCGACGTTCAGGAATCAAGCGTTCGTATGCTCTCCATTCGTAATCTTGTCGATAGTGGCTACCTGACACGCGCCGATAAGCTAAGCCTTAAGCTGCAGCTTGAAACCGGTGAGACATTGGATGGGGAAGGTATTTTGCGTTCGCCCGGGACCTCTGTTTCCACCACGACAGGAACCGTTGCTTTGCGCATGGAATTTGAAAATCCAAAGCGCTTGGTTATCCCGGGGCAGTTTTTACGCGTGGATGCGACTCTGGGCACATCGAAAGCCATTCTGGTGCCGCAAGGAGCCACCCAGCGAGCGAGCGACGGCAGCCTGACTGCATATTTGGCCAAGGATGGCAAGATTGCTGTCGCAAAGCTTGAGGAAATCGGATCTCACCAGAACAACTGGATTGTGACCGGTGGCGTTGTGGCTGGCGACAAGATCATCGTCGACAACATTCGTAATCTAAAGGAAGGCGGCGAAATCAAACCTGTTCCTGTTGCGTTTGTCGATGGTGTAATCAAGGAAGTGAAAGCCTCCGCCGATACCGCTGAGTCCGCCGATGCGGACACGAAGGAGTAG
- a CDS encoding MarR family winged helix-turn-helix transcriptional regulator: protein MNVEEKSRQIRENWPEAITPFTQSAALVQQLSSILQETAKALLKFHDLTYMEFDVLAALRSHEAEKSMTPTELYSALLISSGGLTKVLNSLENKSFIVRTSSGEDARQKPVQLTSTGREKLAIVMPEIAANAKKLLQKGFSSEQEAEAFTQMLKHIITAAEQEIDRKGA from the coding sequence ATGAATGTGGAAGAGAAAAGTCGGCAGATTCGTGAAAACTGGCCAGAGGCCATAACGCCTTTCACGCAGAGCGCTGCACTGGTTCAACAGCTCTCATCCATCCTGCAGGAAACGGCAAAAGCGCTACTAAAGTTCCACGACCTCACTTATATGGAGTTCGATGTCTTGGCTGCTTTGCGGTCTCATGAGGCGGAAAAGTCCATGACGCCTACGGAACTCTACAGCGCCCTCCTGATTTCTTCTGGAGGTTTGACAAAGGTCCTTAACTCTCTGGAAAACAAGTCTTTTATCGTAAGAACCTCATCCGGTGAAGACGCACGACAAAAGCCTGTTCAACTCACCAGCACAGGCCGGGAAAAGCTCGCCATTGTTATGCCGGAAATCGCTGCGAACGCAAAAAAGCTCCTGCAAAAAGGGTTTTCTAGCGAGCAGGAGGCCGAAGCTTTCACCCAAATGCTCAAGCATATTATCACGGCAGCCGAGCAAGAAATTGACCGCAAAGGCGCGTAA
- a CDS encoding efflux RND transporter permease subunit, translating to MGSFFIDRPVFAWVLAIVTMLAGVWSITTLPVAQYPDIAPTTIRISATYKGATAEAVENSVTKVIEDSLTDLDGVLYTISNSSEGRASLELVFDGAVDPVTAQNDVQTKIGQIESQLPDAVVDAGITLRRSNDSILLVGALVSTDGKHSTLELGNLLEEVVEDPVQRTEGVGGINSFGSGYAMRIWLDPMSLNRYQLTPSDVVTAVQAQNTTVSVGSLGSQPTVGGQQFTANLTAQSQLKTVDDFKQILLKTNDSGGSVYLGDVAKVEIGQEDYGSNSLFKGLNAAGFGINLATGANAVDTSAAVRATMDKLKGSLPEGVEVRYAYDTSPFVELSINKVYHTLGEAVVLVVLVLLIFLQSLRATFVPLIAVPVVLLGTLAVLAVTGFTINTLTMFAMVLAIGLLVDDAIVVVENVDRLMHDEGVGPMEATRRSMGQITSALIGIVVVLSAVFLPMAFFGGSTGVIYRQFSVTMIAAMVLSLFVAITLSPALCARFLRKKSTGKEIAPARWFNRGFDYLSSSYGSVVRFILKAPFTMLLVLVLVTGGAWLVYERMNSSFLPTEDQGMLMSQIKLPEGSTYKQTKQVVEEVESYLLGEEGDAIDATFAALGFSFGGSGSNQAMMFIKLKDFDQREDARLDASQVALRINMHFASSRQAQIYVMQPPAIMGLGRSGGFSMYLVSRNGADHEELSDAADQLVALAKKDSRVQNIRSSDNEDESALRILIDQPKAESLGVSLSSINSMLSIIFTGKDVNDFDLNGNLRPVIVQGQAEYRMQPEDIGKWYISNSSSEMVPFSAFITTKWEPVSPSLARYDGSPAIQIDGSAGANTSSGQAMEAMEELAEQLPSGFGVEWTGLSYQERQSGQQAPMLYALSFLIVFLALAALYESWSIPISVMLVVPVGIFGALLAAWLFGQSNDVYFKVGILTTIGLAARNAILIVEFAETLFKQGHDLVDAAVEASLQRLRPIMMTALTFILGVLPLAVATGAGANAQNAIGIGVIGGMIASTFIGIVMVPVLYVIVRRLFGIKNEGDIVA from the coding sequence ATGGGATCCTTTTTCATTGATCGCCCGGTTTTTGCCTGGGTGCTCGCTATTGTTACGATGCTCGCGGGCGTGTGGTCCATTACGACATTGCCAGTGGCCCAATATCCAGATATCGCCCCAACAACAATCCGGATTTCCGCGACCTATAAGGGCGCGACAGCCGAAGCGGTCGAAAACTCGGTTACCAAGGTTATCGAAGATAGCCTCACTGATCTGGACGGGGTTCTTTATACCATTTCGAATTCGAGTGAGGGGCGTGCTTCGCTCGAGTTGGTGTTCGACGGCGCGGTTGACCCTGTAACGGCACAGAATGACGTGCAGACCAAAATTGGTCAGATTGAAAGTCAGTTGCCCGATGCGGTTGTGGATGCGGGAATTACCCTCAGGCGCTCCAACGATTCCATTCTGCTGGTTGGCGCCTTGGTCTCAACCGATGGAAAGCACTCCACGCTGGAGCTTGGCAACCTGCTTGAAGAGGTGGTGGAAGACCCTGTTCAGCGCACGGAAGGCGTTGGCGGGATCAACTCCTTCGGTTCTGGCTACGCCATGCGTATTTGGCTCGATCCTATGTCATTGAACCGTTATCAGCTCACACCAAGTGATGTGGTAACCGCTGTACAGGCGCAGAACACGACAGTATCCGTTGGTTCACTGGGGTCGCAGCCCACCGTGGGAGGGCAGCAGTTCACAGCCAACCTGACGGCTCAAAGCCAGCTTAAAACCGTTGATGACTTCAAGCAGATCCTGCTCAAGACCAACGATAGTGGTGGTTCCGTCTATTTGGGAGATGTGGCCAAGGTTGAAATCGGTCAGGAAGATTATGGCTCAAACTCGCTGTTTAAGGGACTTAATGCAGCTGGCTTCGGCATAAATCTGGCGACAGGTGCCAACGCTGTGGACACGTCGGCTGCCGTTCGTGCCACCATGGACAAGCTGAAGGGCTCGCTGCCCGAAGGGGTCGAGGTGCGTTACGCCTATGACACGTCTCCCTTTGTTGAGCTCTCTATCAACAAAGTTTATCACACCCTCGGCGAGGCCGTCGTGCTGGTGGTGCTCGTTCTGCTCATCTTCTTGCAGTCGTTGCGGGCGACCTTTGTGCCGCTTATCGCTGTTCCTGTTGTGCTTTTGGGAACTCTGGCCGTATTGGCGGTGACTGGCTTTACCATTAACACGCTGACGATGTTTGCCATGGTGCTTGCCATTGGCCTGCTGGTGGACGATGCGATCGTTGTCGTGGAGAACGTGGATCGTCTGATGCATGATGAAGGCGTGGGGCCTATGGAGGCGACCAGACGCAGCATGGGACAGATTACGAGTGCTTTGATCGGTATCGTCGTTGTTCTGTCGGCCGTGTTCTTGCCCATGGCCTTTTTCGGTGGGTCAACGGGTGTGATCTATCGCCAGTTCTCTGTCACGATGATTGCCGCCATGGTTCTTTCCCTGTTCGTGGCTATCACATTGTCTCCGGCGCTTTGTGCTCGTTTTCTACGCAAGAAATCAACCGGTAAGGAAATCGCTCCCGCTCGTTGGTTCAATAGAGGTTTTGATTATCTTTCCAGCTCCTACGGTTCCGTTGTCCGTTTCATTCTGAAAGCTCCTTTCACAATGTTGCTGGTGCTCGTCTTGGTGACCGGAGGAGCTTGGCTCGTTTATGAACGCATGAATTCTTCTTTCTTGCCGACTGAAGACCAAGGCATGTTGATGAGCCAGATCAAGTTGCCGGAGGGCTCAACCTACAAGCAGACCAAACAGGTTGTTGAGGAAGTCGAATCCTATCTATTGGGTGAGGAAGGGGATGCCATTGACGCAACCTTTGCCGCGCTGGGCTTCAGCTTTGGCGGTTCGGGTTCCAACCAGGCCATGATGTTCATCAAGCTCAAGGATTTTGATCAGCGTGAAGACGCCAGATTGGATGCCTCACAGGTTGCCCTGCGCATCAATATGCATTTTGCCTCCAGCCGACAGGCCCAGATTTATGTCATGCAGCCTCCTGCCATTATGGGGCTTGGCAGATCGGGCGGTTTCTCCATGTATCTGGTTTCACGCAACGGTGCCGACCATGAAGAATTGTCAGATGCAGCAGATCAACTGGTCGCCTTGGCGAAAAAGGATAGCCGTGTGCAAAATATTCGTTCTTCGGATAACGAAGATGAAAGTGCATTGCGTATTCTGATTGATCAACCCAAGGCGGAGAGCTTGGGTGTGTCTCTGAGCAGCATAAACTCCATGCTGTCGATCATCTTCACAGGTAAGGATGTCAATGACTTCGACCTCAACGGCAACCTGCGGCCTGTTATCGTCCAGGGGCAGGCGGAGTATCGCATGCAGCCCGAAGACATTGGCAAATGGTACATTAGCAACAGCTCCAGCGAAATGGTGCCGTTCAGCGCCTTTATCACGACCAAGTGGGAGCCTGTTTCTCCGAGCCTTGCTCGCTATGACGGATCCCCTGCGATCCAGATTGATGGCTCGGCAGGAGCAAACACCAGCTCGGGTCAGGCGATGGAAGCGATGGAAGAGCTCGCTGAGCAGTTACCGAGTGGTTTCGGGGTCGAATGGACCGGGTTGAGTTATCAGGAGCGTCAGTCTGGTCAGCAAGCGCCAATGCTTTATGCCCTGTCCTTCCTGATTGTCTTCCTGGCCTTGGCTGCGCTTTATGAGAGCTGGTCGATTCCGATCTCGGTGATGCTTGTCGTTCCGGTGGGGATCTTTGGCGCCTTGTTGGCTGCTTGGCTGTTTGGTCAGTCCAATGATGTTTACTTCAAGGTTGGTATCTTGACCACGATAGGCCTTGCTGCCCGAAACGCTATTCTGATCGTTGAATTTGCCGAAACCCTATTCAAACAAGGGCATGACTTGGTTGATGCGGCTGTTGAGGCCTCTTTGCAGCGACTAAGACCAATTATGATGACGGCGCTTACCTTCATTCTGGGCGTCCTGCCCTTGGCTGTGGCCACCGGTGCTGGCGCCAACGCGCAAAATGCCATCGGTATCGGCGTCATTGGCGGCATGATTGCTTCCACCTTTATCGGTATTGTGATGGTGCCTGTGCTCTATGTGATTGTTCGTCGTTTGTTTGGGATTAAGAATGAAGGGGACATTGTTGCTTAG